The following is a genomic window from Mangifera indica cultivar Alphonso unplaced genomic scaffold, CATAS_Mindica_2.1 Un_0037, whole genome shotgun sequence.
TAAAAGCATTTCGTCAACTGGGTCACCTTCCCGAACCACACATGTTCTCTCTGTGCACAAACTTGGCTTCAGTCTTTCACATATGGCATCAAGTAACCGCTCATCCAGATTGGTAAACAGTGGAACCTGTATGCATATTCCGTCATATAGTACTTGAGATAGGGGCGAACTATTGGATCAGGATGTTGAAAATACCGAGCAGACTTACCCGTCTCACCAAACTCAAACAGAGATGACGCTTGATATCCCTCCTAAGGTCTTTGGGAAGACTTTGGACCAAGCTTTCTTCATCTACTCCTCGTGTTTCCAGCCACTTGAAATGATCATAGCGCCTAACTCGTTCCCTGAGATCTTGTGGAAGCCAGCGATGATGCATCCACTGCTCAGAGTCACGCCGTTTGATCCTCATCTCCTCAAGACGAACGGTAAGAGATTGAAGGTAGGTCTGCAACAATTATACCATGAgctagaagaaaattttattccCACCTCATTTAACCAAAAGAATTTTATACTCACCTGAAACAAGAAAGCACTTGGGAAGATCctaaaagataaaagatttttACTTACTTGCATGTTTCCTATCAGAAGTGCAAAGAGGATTAGTCCCCGATGCCTATGGATATTGAAAAGAGAACCTCCGCTGTATGTGTACTGGTTTTGAGCCCCTGACCAAGTGTACTGCAGAAAGTGAAATGGCAATGTGCTTAAATAAACAAACTTAATAATGCACTCAAATGTCTGCAAAATATTCTAATTACTCGTATATAAGAACAACCCATATTTAAGAGAAGATGAACAATGATACTCAGTTGATATAGTGGAGATAATCAGTGATATACCTCAGATTTTGCAACCCCCACCACAAACAATAGAAGAATTTAGCGATGAAATCATAAGAAGTATAAAGGTTAACTGAAACAGCCTGCGAGAAGATTCCATAGTTGAAAGTCTTTTTAGTCTCAGGATTGGCATTGCATGTCTTACTAAGCAGTGCCTGACTGATTCTCTTCCAGTTGTCAAATGCTTTGGATCCGGGGTAGCCACAGTACAAGAATTTGTGCTTACATTTCCCACTTTTTTGACAAACCATTTTCCAGCATGCGATATTACGTTCTATGCCTAGTAAGTACCACAAAGCCCCTAATATCTGTGAAAAAATCCCGTCCAAAAATAGCAATAAGATTAGGTCAACACATAATCGCTAAAGCACCATAGCAGATACTTACATGGCTCATAAGTAAGTACCACAGCAGATAATATGCAGCACCAGCTAAAGCACTTTCAGCAAAAACACCAGCAGTCTTCTTCAACTCCGAAATGAGAGGAAAAAAGCGCACAAACCTAGGAATATATTGGAAGAGAATAATATGTTGCAATGCCTCTTTTGTGGTAAGTACTTCTGCCCCTTCTCTATTAAGAAATATCCAAACCACGAACTGCagataataaatttaatcaaaaggATTGCAGTAAGCCATAATAAAAGTTGAtacagagagaaaaaaaatagcCACACGTTAAGAgcagaaaacaattttttttttttttaaggacaAATCCCATTCAAATCGATCACTTTCtaagaataaaatcaattatattaaataagttaaattttaaatttaatgatcgATCttctaattattaaattagttaaattaagAGTTTCGTTTTAAAGATTTTAACCTTACTTTAAGATATTTATTACCACTTAAATAAACCGTTGGAGGCAAGGAGAAAACCTTGGTATGTGTGATTTTTTAAACCTGGTTTAATTCTGATTATACCATATAGATTTTTGAAATGTGTACAAAGGGCTTCAAAGTAATTGAATCTAATCATCTAGATATTACAGAAAGCATGAAAGTTGTTAGTAAAGCACAGAAATAAAACATGGTTTTCAAACCTGTGGTAGAGGAAGCACAGAAAGAAGATCGACAATGAAATAACGGCTTAAATATCTTGAAGCAATGAGTGCAGGATCTATCACAAGTTCACCTCGTCCAAAAACTCTTGAAGATGGTGCAATATAAGCTGTTCGAAACTGTAACCCCATGCGAATAAGGTAAAAGGAATCAATTACTGTCCTCAGGGTCGTCACTGTGACTGCTAAGTCGATATCCATGCCAAGGCAACGTGCATCTTTATTGAAGACAGGAAGATAGAAGAACAAAGGATCCATAGATACTCCAAGAATACATGATATGACAAAAAGCCTATTCCATAGGAGGAGGGATCTGTCTTGAGGGTCATAAATTTTCTTCTCAGAAACTTTAAGATCCTCTGGGAACACAGCTTTGGCTACTCCTGTTCTTAATGTTTGACCAAATTTTACTAGCTCATTTGGCCCACTTGTAAATCCTATTCTGAAAGATTTTGATGCCGCCTTCTTTCTATGGCCAGCGAGGGGAATGCCCTCTATATTAAATCCACATTTATTCATTCCACCCATATCAGAAGACCTTGATAATGGTGAATCCAAATCATCTAACCTGTAGGTGCCAAAGTAGGCCAAAATTAGATGCTTACTTCATCctttcacaaaaaataaaagaaaagcacaagggagggagagacagATAAGGGAAACCATGCAACATAAAAACATGAAATTGTTCTTTACTAGCATTACTATTCAATcggaagaaagaaaaatagcaGTTTAGTCCTAAGCTAAAAGACAACAATACTCCATCAACCAACTATTTGAAATGGGTTTACTGATTAATGTTCATGAATTTCAATCTTCAGTGAAATTATTTCTCAAGATAAGAATGTGTGTGAGTATCTTCGAAATTGTAAATTTACAATCCATACCTTACGAACGTTTCCTTCTGGCCACCAATGTACTGTGTCTTGTTTCTCAGATCGAACATTATGTAAAATCAACTACATAGATGCCTATCTAAAAAACAAAAGTCACAAAAAAGCTTAAAATGAAAATCCTGTCTGGAATGCAGAAACAACAGAAGCTAATAAACTGCCTGCACCTTcttaaagaaaggaaaagaaatgagATGCTGCAATTCGAACAATAAACATAGCAGCACTCCAGGTGTTCCACAAAGTATAAAACTCCGGGATTCCCAAACGTAGCCAAGCAATCAAAGATTTTATCCAAAAGGATATTCAACAGATATAAAAGGCATGACagtattaaaagaaatttagcGAGCAGTAAGTTAGTCCAAATCATCAGCAACAGCACCATCATTGTTTGTTTACTCTTTCTAGTAATCAAGAACCGGACATGCAATTATGCTAGCTCTACTTCCAGTTTCCCCATATCAAGCATCCATAGTAACAAATTTCTAATCAGTTTATGTAAATTGGAATTCTAGGCATCCAAACTTACATGATTATGTAACTTAAAAGCACCATGAATGCGTAAAAAAtggtatatattattaagtaaagGTAGATCGTATTAAAAAATGTGTCAACTTAAAGGATTGGTTCGTCCTTGGGACTAATCTCCGATTCGGACGTTTAGCAGTGCTTAGGAATTGACTTCGTAATCTTAAgtaaactataatatatttcttatgATCTATCTTGCCTCTTGATCAATCATTGGTTCGGGTTCAAGTATGATTTCTGGTGGCTCAAGTGAAGGTTCAATCCTAATAGGTGTGGTTTTAGATGGCTAAAATGAATGTTCAGTCTCATCAATTAGGTGTGTGATGACGGATTCCTGACTTGGAAAGGGAAGAGAAATTGCTAATGATATTGTAGGGTTCG
Proteins encoded in this region:
- the LOC123206450 gene encoding LOW QUALITY PROTEIN: putative cyclic nucleotide-gated ion channel 7 (The sequence of the model RefSeq protein was modified relative to this genomic sequence to represent the inferred CDS: inserted 1 base in 1 codon); translated protein: MFDLRNKTQYIGGQKETFVRLDDLDSPLSRSSDMGGMNKCGFNIEGIPLAGHRKKAASKSFRIGFTSGPNELVKFGQTLRTGVAKAVFPEDLKVSEKKIYDPQDRSLLLWNRLFVISCILGVSMDPLFFYLPVFNKDARCLGMDIDLAVTVTTLRTVIDSFYLIRMGLQFRTAYIAPSSRVFGRGELVIDPALIASRYLSRYFIVDLLSVLPLPQFVVWIFLNREGAEVLTTKEALQHIILFQYIPRFVRFFPLISELKKTAGVFAESALAGAAYYLLWYLLMSHILGALWYLLGIERNIACWKMVCQKSGKCKHKFLYCGYPGSKAFDNWKRISQALLSKTCNANPETKKTFNYGIFSQAVSVNLYTSYDFIAKFFYCLWWGLQNLSTLGQGLKTSTHTAEVLFSISIGIXGLILFALLIGNMQTYLQSLTVRLEEMRIKRRDSEQWMHHRWLPQDLRERVRRYDHFKWLETRGVDEESLVQSLPKDLRRDIKRHLCLSLVRRVPLFTNLDERLLDAICERLKPSLCTERTCVVREGDPVDEMLLIIRGELESVTTDGGRTGFYNRGLLKEGDFCGEELLTWALDPKPSTNLPSSTRTVRALTEVEAFALKAEEIKFVASQFRRLHSRQVQHTFRFYSQQWRTWAASFIQATWRRRKGRKTAAESHDRYDTAMAPEDEQVELIEQHDESGENPSRLRTTVLASRFAANARRQKPRPSNNNTRSMGFMMQKPSEPDFNADLN